A single region of the Salvia splendens isolate huo1 chromosome 18, SspV2, whole genome shotgun sequence genome encodes:
- the LOC121777152 gene encoding TNF receptor-associated factor homolog 1b-like isoform X2: MELSKVVDGFVDADTLIIKAQVQVIRERAERPFRCLDRQYRRELVRVYFTNVEQICRRFVEERRGKLGKLIEEKARWSSFFSFWIGMDQNCRRRMSREKTETILKVIVKNFFVEKEVTSTLVMDSLYSGLKALEGHCNGKKNKGKYVDADELPVPIVRVEKDMFVLVDDVLPLLERAAVEPLPLKDEKGPQNRTKDGTLGDEFNKESIERDERRLTELGRRTIEIFMLAHVFSKIEVAYLEAVSLKMQEELIREEEAAWIAEIEHREKRAAVDKEKKSKKKQAKQKRNNRKSKDKGKDNKSLSIIQDKIELDIHIVKRKDSLPADSQALIEKSDAVEDVSDISDSEGCIPEILPPDLEDRDVSPVNWDTDTSEMHPPTEASSSGISGLSSVQNGTEGRSSSAVDDSSSTCSSDSVPSVVISIPQRGNSQNQKNIKSPSRGRNHQSKLKSNQAGSVKEEVYLPSKVVLDAVTKVNRSQSSKAVKSLSQVAHHSDRVAIGADHQMAKDEESDSSRKFVTRSVDVDTSEDKEASLCRSPSKSIPFISPKKMDSKVNVAGKKSSSNRLNQADRSVMLVSDTQKIATPKLTENLTSHQVLESEKPPIGPMMIKADKTSLTSMPIISRPLSAPLTPGSIAAVSVVPTAPVLARSVSAAGRLGLEPAAPSTQNHVPKSYRNAIVGGAATGSFPAFTQSHSASSVVNASVTYSHAPPLVPTPMFSPSSSDWMETNQSKPSFSFGMMSHHDRLQNGPLWVDSYQSENSRKQPDHGHHASQLNGMQSYDLYSSSRVRSHDHLQSGISACTTGRQNHVLTDEFPHLDIINDLLDDEHGVGNLSVSGSAYQSFSNGSHYLNRHFSFPGDPVMSTSSCRFERMQSYQDNILHLSYGGASHDTLGHMIPQASSQPYANNGQIDGLIPNQWQVAGPDLSFLSAQATENDSRPFSMADYQNLTVDVNGYAVFRPSNRF, from the exons AGAGAGGGCGGAACGACCGTTTCGTTGTCTTGATCGTCAGTACAGGAGGGAACTTGTACGCGTATATTTTACAAATGTAGAACAAATTTGCCGGCGTTTTGTGGAAGAGCGTCGAGGGAAACTCGGAAAGCTAATTGAAGAGAAAGCTAGATGGTCCAG CTTCTTCTCTTTCTGGATCGGTATGGACCAAAATTGCAGACGCCGCATGTCCCGAGAAAAAACTGAGACAATATTGAAAGTCATCGTAAAGAATTTCTTTGTAGAGAAGGAAGTCACATCTACCCTTGTTATGGACTCGTTGTACAGTGGTCTGAAAGCACTCGAGGGCCACTGTAATGGGAAAAAGAACAAGGGTAAGTATGTGGATGCAGATGAACTACCTGTTCCTATTGTTCGAGTAGAAAAAGATATGTTTGTGTTGGTGGATGATGTGCTACCACTTCTTGAGAGGGCTGCTGTAGAACCTCTGCCTCTGAAGGATGAGAAGGGCCCCCAAAATCGTACAAAG GATGGGACTTTGGGGGATGAGTTTAACAAAGAATCAATTGAACGTGATGAAAGGAGACTTACTGAACTGGGTCGCCGGACCATTGAGATATTCATGTTAGCCCATGTATTCAG TAAAATTGAAGTTGCATACCTGGAGGCTGTTTCTCTGAAGATGCAAGAAGAGCTCATACGGGAAGAAGAGGCGGCTTGGATTGCTGAGATTGAGCACAGAGAAAAGCGTGCAGCAGTGGATAAGGAAAAGAAGTCTAAAAAGAAACAG GCCAAGCAGAAacgaaataatcgcaaaagtaaAGACAAGGGAAAGGACAACAAGTCTCTCAGTATTATACAAGACAAAATTGAGCTAGATATTCACATTGTCAAAAGAAAAGACTCATTACCTGCCGACTCCCAGGCGTTAATTGAAAAATCCGATGCTGTGGAAGATGTTTCGGATATTTCTGATTCTGAGGGATGTATACCTGAAATATTACCACCAGACTTAGAAGACAGAGATGTGAGTCCTGTCAATTGGGACACCGATACTTCTGAAATGCATCCTCCAACAGAAGCCAGTAGCAGTGGGATTAGTGGACTTTCAAGTGTGCAAAATGGAACAGAAGGAAGAAGTTCATCTGCCGTGGATGATAGCTCATCCACTTGTTCATCTGACTCAGTTCCTTCTGTTGTCATAAGTATCCCACAGAGAGGAAATTCTCAGAAccagaaaaatataaaatctccTAGCAG GGGGAGGAACCACCAAAGCAAATTAAAGTCTAATCAAGCTGGTTCGGTTAAAGAAGAAGTGTATCTTCCATCTAAAGTTGTGCTAGATGCAGTGACTAAAGTTAATCGATCTCAAAGTTCCAAGGCTGTTAAATCTCTTTCTCAGGTGGCTCATCATTCTGATAGGGTGGCAATTGGGGCTGACCATCAAATGGCCAAG GACGAAGAATCTGACTCCTCTAGGAAGTTTGTCACCAGAAGTGTGGATGTGGATACATCTGAGGATAAGGAAGCTTCTCTGTGCAGGAGCCCTTCGAAAAGCATACCATTTATTTCTCCTAAAAAAATGGATTCGAAGGTTAATGTGGCAGGCAAGAAATCTTCTTCTAACAGGCTGAACCAAGCTGACAGATCAGTCATGTTGGTTTCAGATACGCAGAAGATTGCAACACCGAAGCTCACTGAAAATCTAACCAGTCATCAAGTGCTTGAGAGTGAAAAACCTCCAATAGGGCCCATGATGATTAAAGCTGATAAGACCTCACTGACATCGATGCCGATCATATCAAGACCCTTGAGTGCCCCTCTAACTCCTGGTTCTATCGCTGCTGTTTCTGTGGTCCCGACAGCACCTGTATTAGCTCGTTCAGTAAGTGCTGCTGGTCGCCTGGGGCTTGAACCTGCCGCTCCTTCAACTCAAAACCATGTTCCAAAATCATATCGGAATGCAATTGTGGGTGGCGCTGCTACTGGAAGTTTTCCGGCTTTTACTCAGAGTCATTCTGCAAGTTCGGTGGTAAATGCATCTGTTACGTACTCACATGCACCCCCCCTTGTACCTACTCCCATGTTCTCACCAAGTAGCTCTGATTGGATGGAAACAAATCAATCTAAGCCAAGTTTTTCATTTGGAATGATGAGTCACCATGATAGATTACAGAACGGACCTCTCTGGGTAGACTCCTATCAGAGTGAAAACAGCAGGAAGCAACCCGATCACGGACATCATGCTTCGCAGCTTAATGGTATGCAGAGTTATGATTTATATAGTTCATCACGTGTCAGATCACATGACCATCTTCAATCTGGGATCTCAGCCTGCACAACAGGTCGTCAGAACCATGTATTGACAGATGAGTTTCCACACCTAGACATCATCAATGACTTGCTTGATGATGAGCATGGAGTTGGAAATTTATCTGTCTCGGGTTCTGCTTACCAGAGCTTCAGCAATGGATCTCACTATCTAAACCGGCATTTTAGTTTTCCCGGTGACCCTGTCATGTCAACGAGCTCATGTAGGTTCGAGAGGATGCAAAGCTATCAGGACAACATATTACACCTTAGTTATGGAGGAGCTTCTCATGATACCCTCGGCCACATGATTCCTCAAGCTAGCTCTCAACCATATGCGAATAATGGGCAGATTGATGGTTTGATTCCGAACCAGTGGCAAGTGGCTGGTCCTGATCTGTCCTTCCTGAGTGCCCAGGCCACAGAGAACGACAGCCGTCCTTTCAGCATGGCAGACTATCAAAACCTCACCGTTGATGTCAATGGATACGCAGTGTTTCGACCATCAAATCGATTCTGA